A window of the Streptomyces griseochromogenes genome harbors these coding sequences:
- the carB gene encoding carbamoyl-phosphate synthase large subunit, producing MPKRTDIQSVLVIGSGPIVIGQAAEFDYSGTQACRILRAEGLRVILVNSNPATIMTDPEIADATYVEPITPEFVEKIIAKERPDALLPTLGGQTALNTAISLHENGVLEKYGVELIGAKPEAIHKGEDRELFKAVVEAVHAKIGHGESARSVICHSMDDVLKGVEQLGGYPVVVRPSFTMGGAGSGFAHDEEELRRIAGQGLTLSPTTEVLLEESILGWKEYELELMRDKHDNVVVVCSIENFDPMGVHTGDSITVAPAMTLTDREYQILRDIGIAVIREVGVDTGGCNIQFAVNPDDGRVIVIEMNPRVSRSSALASKATGFPIAKIAAKLAVGYTLDEIPNDITQETPASFEPTLDYVVVKAPRFAFEKFPQADSTLTTTMKSVGEAMAIGRNFTEAFQKALRSLEKKGSQFTFVGEPGDKEALLREAVRPTDGRINTVMQAIRAGATPEEVFEYTKIDPWFVDQLFLIKETADELSEAPELTRGLLAEAKRHGFSDQQVGEIRGLREDVVREVRHALGIRPIYKTVDTCAAEFAAKTPYFYSSYDEETEVAPREKPAVIILGSGPNRIGQGIEFDYSCVHASFALSDAGYETVMVNCNPETVSTDYDTSDRLYFEPLTLEDVLEIVHAESLAGPIAGVVVQLGGQTPLGLAQALKDNGVPVVGTSPEAIHAAEDRGAFGRVLAEAGLPAPKHGTATTFAEAKSIADEIGYPVLVRPSYVLGGRGMEIVYDETRLASYIAESTEISPSRPVLVDRFLDDAIEIDVDALYDGEELYLGGVMEHIEEAGIHSGDSACALPPITLGGFDIKRLRASTEAIAKGVGVRGLINIQFAMAGDILYVLEANPRASRTVPFTSKATAVPLAKAAARISLGATIAELRAEGLLPATGDGGELPLDAPISVKEAVMPWSRFRDIQGRGVDTVLGPEMRSTGEVMGIDSVFGTAYAKSQAGAYGPLPTKGRAFISVANRDKRSMIFPARELVAHGFELLATSGTAEVLKRNGINATIVRKQSEGTGPNGERTIVQLIHDGEVDLIVNTPYGTGGRLDGYDIRTAAVARSVPCLTTVQALAAAVQGIDALNHGDVGVRSLQEHAEHLTAARD from the coding sequence GTGCCTAAGCGCACCGATATCCAGTCCGTCCTGGTCATCGGCTCCGGCCCGATCGTCATCGGCCAGGCCGCCGAGTTCGACTACTCCGGCACCCAGGCGTGCCGCATCCTGCGCGCCGAGGGCCTGCGGGTGATCCTCGTCAACTCCAACCCGGCGACGATCATGACCGACCCGGAGATCGCCGACGCCACCTACGTCGAGCCGATCACCCCCGAGTTCGTCGAGAAGATCATCGCCAAGGAGCGCCCCGACGCCCTGCTGCCCACCCTGGGCGGCCAGACGGCCCTGAACACCGCCATCTCGCTGCACGAGAACGGTGTCCTGGAGAAGTACGGCGTCGAGCTGATCGGCGCCAAGCCCGAGGCGATCCACAAGGGCGAGGACCGCGAACTGTTCAAGGCCGTGGTCGAGGCCGTCCACGCCAAGATCGGCCACGGCGAGTCCGCCCGCTCGGTGATCTGCCACTCCATGGACGACGTCCTCAAGGGCGTCGAGCAGCTCGGCGGCTACCCGGTCGTCGTCCGCCCGTCCTTCACCATGGGCGGCGCCGGCTCCGGTTTCGCGCACGACGAGGAGGAGCTGCGCCGCATCGCCGGCCAGGGCCTCACCCTCTCGCCGACCACCGAGGTGCTCCTGGAGGAGTCCATCCTCGGCTGGAAGGAGTACGAGCTGGAGCTGATGCGCGACAAGCACGACAACGTCGTGGTCGTCTGCTCCATCGAGAACTTCGACCCCATGGGCGTGCACACCGGTGACTCGATCACGGTCGCGCCCGCGATGACGCTGACCGACCGCGAGTACCAGATCCTGCGGGACATCGGCATCGCCGTGATCCGTGAGGTCGGCGTCGACACCGGCGGCTGCAACATCCAGTTCGCGGTGAACCCCGACGACGGCCGTGTGATCGTCATCGAGATGAACCCGCGCGTGTCGCGTTCCTCGGCGCTCGCCTCCAAGGCGACCGGCTTCCCGATCGCCAAGATCGCCGCCAAGCTGGCCGTCGGCTACACCCTGGACGAGATCCCGAACGACATCACGCAGGAGACCCCGGCCTCCTTCGAGCCCACGCTCGACTACGTCGTCGTGAAGGCCCCGCGGTTCGCCTTCGAGAAGTTCCCGCAGGCCGACTCCACGCTGACCACCACCATGAAGTCGGTCGGCGAGGCCATGGCCATCGGCCGCAACTTCACCGAGGCCTTCCAGAAGGCGCTGCGCTCGCTGGAGAAGAAGGGCAGCCAGTTCACCTTCGTCGGTGAGCCCGGCGACAAGGAAGCGCTGCTGCGCGAGGCCGTGCGCCCCACCGACGGCCGGATCAACACGGTCATGCAGGCCATCCGCGCCGGTGCCACGCCCGAGGAGGTCTTCGAGTACACGAAGATCGACCCGTGGTTCGTGGACCAGCTCTTCCTGATCAAGGAGACCGCGGACGAGCTCTCCGAGGCACCCGAGCTGACCCGCGGGCTGCTCGCCGAGGCCAAGCGGCACGGCTTCTCCGACCAGCAGGTCGGCGAGATCCGCGGCCTGCGCGAGGACGTCGTCCGCGAGGTCCGGCACGCCCTCGGCATCCGCCCGATCTACAAGACGGTCGACACCTGCGCCGCCGAGTTCGCCGCGAAGACGCCGTACTTCTACTCCTCCTACGACGAGGAGACCGAGGTCGCGCCCCGCGAGAAGCCCGCGGTGATCATCCTGGGCTCCGGCCCCAACCGCATCGGCCAGGGCATCGAGTTCGACTACTCCTGCGTCCACGCCTCCTTCGCGCTCTCCGACGCCGGGTACGAGACCGTGATGGTCAACTGCAACCCGGAGACCGTCTCCACGGACTACGACACCTCCGACCGCCTCTACTTCGAGCCGCTGACGCTTGAGGACGTGCTGGAGATCGTCCACGCGGAGTCCCTCGCCGGCCCGATCGCCGGTGTGGTCGTCCAGCTGGGCGGCCAGACCCCGCTGGGCCTCGCGCAGGCCCTGAAGGACAACGGCGTGCCGGTCGTGGGCACCTCTCCCGAGGCGATCCACGCCGCCGAGGACCGCGGTGCCTTCGGCCGCGTCCTCGCCGAGGCCGGCCTGCCCGCGCCGAAGCACGGGACGGCGACGACCTTCGCCGAGGCCAAGTCCATCGCCGACGAGATCGGCTACCCGGTCCTGGTCCGGCCGTCCTACGTCCTCGGTGGGCGCGGCATGGAGATCGTCTACGACGAGACCCGCCTCGCCTCCTACATCGCCGAGTCGACCGAGATCAGCCCCTCCCGGCCGGTCCTCGTCGACCGCTTCCTGGACGACGCCATCGAGATCGACGTCGACGCCCTGTACGACGGCGAGGAGCTGTACCTCGGCGGCGTCATGGAGCACATCGAGGAGGCCGGCATCCACTCCGGCGACTCGGCGTGCGCCCTGCCCCCGATCACGCTGGGCGGCTTCGACATCAAGCGGCTGCGCGCCTCCACCGAGGCCATCGCCAAGGGCGTCGGCGTGCGCGGCCTGATCAACATCCAGTTCGCGATGGCGGGCGACATCCTCTACGTCCTGGAGGCCAACCCGCGCGCTTCCCGTACGGTCCCCTTCACCTCGAAGGCGACCGCGGTGCCGCTGGCCAAGGCCGCCGCCCGGATCTCGCTGGGCGCGACCATCGCCGAGCTGCGCGCGGAAGGGCTGCTTCCGGCGACCGGCGACGGCGGCGAGCTGCCGCTGGACGCGCCGATCTCCGTCAAGGAGGCCGTCATGCCGTGGTCGCGCTTCCGCGACATCCAGGGCCGCGGCGTCGACACCGTCCTCGGCCCGGAGATGCGCTCCACCGGCGAGGTCATGGGCATCGACTCGGTCTTCGGCACGGCGTACGCCAAGTCGCAGGCGGGCGCCTACGGCCCGCTGCCCACCAAGGGCCGCGCCTTCATCTCGGTCGCCAACCGCGACAAGCGCTCGATGATCTTCCCGGCCCGTGAGCTGGTCGCGCACGGCTTCGAGCTGCTCGCCACCTCCGGCACGGCCGAGGTCCTCAAGCGCAACGGCATCAACGCCACGATCGTGCGCAAGCAGTCCGAGGGCACCGGCCCGAACGGCGAGCGGACCATCGTCCAGCTCATCCACGACGGCGAGGTCGACCTGATCGTCAACACCCCGTACGGCACCGGTGGCCGCCTCGACGGCTACGACATCCGTACGGCCGCGGTGGCCCGCTCCGTGCCGTGCCTGACGACCGTCCAGGCGCTCGCGGCGGCCGTCCAGGGCATCGACGCCCTCAACCACGGTGACGTGGGCGTCCGCTCGCTCCAGGAGCACGCGGAACACCTGACCGCGGCCCGCGACTAG
- the carA gene encoding glutamine-hydrolyzing carbamoyl-phosphate synthase small subunit — protein MTTSTRGAAKVPAVLVLEDGRIFRGRAYGAVGETFGEAVFSTGMTGYQETLTDPSYDRQIVVATAPQIGNTGWNDEDDESSRIWVSGYVVRDPARVPSNWRAKRSLDDELVAQGVVGISGIDTRALTRHLRERGSMRAGVFSGEAIAPEAELIERVQAQPHMKGASLYEEVATKDAYVVPAIGEKRFTVAAIDLGIKGMTPYRMAERGIEVHVLPATASVEDVYAVAPDGVFFSNGPGDPATADGPVALMTAVLERRTPLFGICFGNQILGRALGFGTYKLKYGHRGINQPVQDRTTGKVEVTAHNHGFAVDAPLDKVSETKFGRAEVSHVCLNDNVVEGLQLLDQPAFSVQYHPEAAAGPHDAAYLFDRFVSLMEGQRA, from the coding sequence ATGACGACCTCCACCAGGGGAGCCGCGAAGGTTCCCGCCGTACTCGTCCTGGAGGACGGCCGCATCTTCCGCGGCCGTGCCTACGGGGCCGTGGGGGAGACCTTCGGCGAGGCCGTGTTCTCCACCGGCATGACCGGCTACCAGGAGACCCTCACCGACCCGTCGTACGACCGCCAGATCGTCGTCGCGACCGCCCCGCAGATCGGCAACACCGGCTGGAACGACGAGGACGACGAGTCGAGCCGCATCTGGGTCTCCGGCTACGTCGTGCGCGACCCCGCGCGCGTGCCGTCCAACTGGCGCGCCAAGCGCTCCCTGGACGACGAGCTGGTCGCGCAGGGCGTGGTCGGCATCTCCGGGATCGACACCCGCGCCCTCACCCGCCACCTGCGCGAGCGCGGTTCCATGCGCGCCGGCGTCTTCTCCGGCGAGGCGATCGCCCCCGAGGCCGAGCTGATCGAGCGCGTGCAGGCCCAGCCGCACATGAAGGGCGCGAGCCTCTACGAGGAGGTCGCCACCAAGGATGCCTACGTCGTCCCGGCGATCGGCGAGAAGCGCTTCACCGTCGCCGCCATAGACCTCGGCATCAAGGGCATGACCCCGTACCGCATGGCCGAGCGCGGCATCGAGGTGCACGTGCTCCCGGCTACGGCCTCCGTGGAGGACGTCTACGCCGTCGCCCCGGACGGAGTCTTCTTCTCCAACGGACCCGGCGACCCGGCCACGGCCGACGGCCCGGTGGCCCTGATGACCGCCGTCCTGGAGCGCAGGACGCCGCTGTTCGGCATCTGCTTCGGCAACCAGATCCTCGGCCGCGCCCTCGGCTTCGGCACGTACAAGCTGAAGTACGGCCACCGGGGCATCAACCAGCCGGTCCAGGACCGTACGACCGGCAAGGTCGAGGTCACCGCGCACAACCACGGCTTCGCCGTCGACGCGCCGCTCGACAAGGTCAGCGAGACGAAGTTCGGCCGCGCCGAGGTCTCGCACGTCTGCCTGAACGACAACGTCGTGGAGGGGCTGCAGCTGCTCGACCAGCCGGCCTTCTCCGTCCAGTACCACCCCGAAGCGGCAGCGGGCCCGCACGACGCCGCCTACCTGTTCGACCGCTTCGTTTCCCTGATGGAGGGCCAGCGTGCCTAA
- a CDS encoding dihydroorotase, with the protein MSKILIRGAKVLGGEPQDVLIDGETIAAVGTGLSAEGAEVIEAGGKVLLPGLVDLHTHLREPGREDSETVLTGTRAAASGGYTAVFAMANTFPVADTAGVVEQVWRLGQEHGYCDVQPIGAVTVGLEGRKLAELGAMHESAAGVTVFSDDGKCVDDAVIMRRALEYVKAFGGVVAQHAQEPRLTEGAQMNEGIVSAELGLGGWPAVAEESVIARDVLLAEHVGSRVHICHLSTAGSVEIVRWAKSRGIDVTAEVTPHHLLLTDEMVRTYNPVYKVNPPLRTERDVHALREALADGTIDIVATDHAPHPHEDKDCEWAAAAMGMVGLETALSVVQETMVDTGLLDWAGVADRMSSKPAQIGQATGHGRPVSAGEPANLTLVDTAYRGQVDPAGFASRSRNTPYEGRELPGRVTHTWLRGKATLVDGKLT; encoded by the coding sequence ATGAGCAAGATCCTGATCCGTGGTGCGAAGGTGCTCGGCGGCGAGCCGCAGGACGTGCTGATCGACGGCGAGACCATCGCCGCGGTGGGCACCGGGCTGTCCGCGGAGGGTGCCGAGGTGATCGAGGCCGGCGGCAAGGTGCTGCTGCCGGGCCTGGTCGACCTGCACACCCATCTGCGCGAACCGGGCCGCGAGGACTCCGAGACCGTGCTCACCGGCACCCGGGCGGCCGCGAGCGGCGGCTACACCGCCGTCTTCGCCATGGCCAACACCTTCCCGGTCGCCGACACCGCCGGTGTGGTCGAGCAGGTCTGGCGGCTCGGCCAGGAGCACGGCTACTGCGACGTGCAGCCCATCGGCGCCGTCACGGTCGGCCTGGAGGGCCGCAAGCTCGCCGAGCTGGGCGCCATGCACGAGTCGGCCGCCGGGGTCACCGTCTTCTCCGACGACGGCAAGTGCGTGGACGACGCCGTGATCATGCGCCGCGCCCTGGAGTACGTGAAGGCCTTCGGCGGTGTCGTCGCCCAGCACGCACAGGAGCCGCGGCTGACCGAGGGCGCCCAGATGAACGAGGGCATCGTCTCCGCCGAGCTCGGGCTGGGCGGCTGGCCGGCCGTCGCCGAGGAGTCGGTCATCGCCCGGGACGTCCTGCTCGCCGAGCACGTCGGCTCCCGCGTGCACATCTGCCACCTCTCGACCGCGGGCTCGGTGGAGATCGTCCGCTGGGCCAAGTCGCGCGGGATCGACGTCACCGCCGAGGTGACCCCGCACCACCTGCTCCTGACGGACGAGATGGTGCGCACGTACAACCCCGTCTACAAGGTCAACCCGCCGCTGCGCACCGAGCGGGACGTGCACGCCCTGCGCGAGGCGCTCGCCGACGGCACGATCGACATCGTCGCCACCGACCACGCCCCGCACCCGCACGAGGACAAGGACTGCGAGTGGGCCGCGGCCGCCATGGGCATGGTGGGCCTGGAGACCGCGTTGTCAGTGGTCCAGGAGACCATGGTCGACACGGGCCTGCTGGACTGGGCCGGCGTCGCCGACCGCATGTCCTCCAAGCCCGCGCAGATCGGACAGGCCACCGGGCACGGCCGTCCCGTCTCGGCCGGTGAGCCCGCCAACCTCACCCTCGTCGACACGGCATACCGTGGCCAGGTGGACCCCGCGGGCTTCGCCTCGCGCAGCCGCAACACCCCGTACGAGGGACGCGAGCTGCCGGGCCGTGTCACCCACACGTGGCTGCGGGGCAAGGCGACGCTCGTCGACGGGAAGCTCACGTGA
- a CDS encoding aspartate carbamoyltransferase catalytic subunit: MQRHLISAADLTRDDAVLILDTAEEMARVADRPIKKLPTLRGRTIVNLFFEDSTRTRISFEAAEKRLSADVINFTAKGSSVSKGESLKDTAQTLEAMGVDAVVIRHGASGAPYRLANSGWIDAAVINAGDGTHQHPTQALLDAFTMRRRLVGRDAGLGQDLSGKRITIVGDVLHSRVARSNVDLLHTLGAEVTLVAPPTLVPVGVGSWPCAVSYDLDSTLPKSDAVMMLRVQRERMNAAFFPTEREYSRRYGLDGDRMAKMPEHAIVMHPGPMVRGMEITAEVADSERCTVVEQVANGVSIRMAVLYLLLGGNEPAVTHARTTEEK; this comes from the coding sequence ATGCAGCGTCATCTCATCTCGGCCGCCGACCTCACCCGCGACGACGCCGTCCTGATCCTCGACACCGCCGAGGAGATGGCCCGGGTCGCCGACCGGCCGATCAAGAAGCTGCCGACCCTGCGCGGCCGCACGATCGTCAACCTCTTCTTCGAGGACTCAACGCGCACGCGGATCTCCTTCGAGGCCGCCGAGAAGCGCCTGTCCGCCGACGTCATCAACTTCACCGCCAAGGGGTCGAGCGTCTCCAAGGGCGAGTCCCTGAAGGACACCGCCCAGACCCTGGAGGCCATGGGCGTCGACGCCGTCGTCATCCGGCACGGCGCCTCCGGAGCCCCCTATCGCCTCGCCAACTCCGGCTGGATCGACGCCGCCGTCATCAACGCCGGTGACGGCACCCACCAGCACCCCACCCAGGCCCTCCTGGACGCCTTCACCATGCGCCGCCGCCTGGTCGGCCGGGACGCCGGCCTCGGCCAGGACCTGTCCGGCAAGCGGATCACCATCGTCGGCGACGTCCTGCACAGCCGGGTCGCCCGTTCCAACGTCGACCTGCTGCACACCCTCGGCGCCGAGGTCACTCTGGTCGCCCCGCCCACCCTGGTGCCGGTCGGCGTCGGGAGCTGGCCGTGCGCGGTGTCGTACGACCTCGACAGCACACTGCCCAAGTCCGACGCGGTGATGATGCTCCGCGTCCAGCGCGAGCGCATGAACGCCGCGTTCTTCCCGACCGAGCGCGAGTACTCGCGCCGCTACGGCCTCGACGGCGACCGCATGGCGAAGATGCCCGAGCACGCCATCGTCATGCACCCCGGCCCGATGGTCCGCGGTATGGAGATCACCGCCGAGGTCGCCGACTCCGAGCGCTGCACCGTCGTCGAGCAGGTCGCCAACGGAGTCTCCATCCGGATGGCCGTCCTGTACCTGCTGCTGGGCGGCAACGAGCCCGCCGTCACCCACGCCCGTACCACCGAGGAGAAGTAA
- the pyrR gene encoding bifunctional pyr operon transcriptional regulator/uracil phosphoribosyltransferase PyrR — protein MDTYTSDARPVLEGPDIARVLTRIAHEIVERAKGADDVVLLGIPTRGVFLAQRLAAKLEQITDRKIPVGSLDITMYRDDLRMHPPRALARTEIPGDGIDGRLVVLVDDVLFSGRTIRAALDALNDIGRPRAVQLAVLVDRGHRELPIRADYVGKNLPTSLRETVKVQLAEEDGRDTVLLGVKPADQ, from the coding sequence ATGGACACATATACGTCCGATGCGCGGCCCGTTCTCGAGGGTCCCGACATCGCACGGGTACTGACCCGTATCGCCCATGAGATCGTCGAGCGTGCCAAGGGCGCCGACGACGTGGTGCTCCTCGGCATTCCGACCCGCGGCGTCTTCCTCGCCCAGCGGCTCGCCGCCAAGCTGGAGCAGATCACCGACCGCAAGATCCCCGTCGGCTCGCTCGACATCACCATGTACCGCGACGACCTGCGCATGCACCCGCCGCGTGCGCTGGCCCGCACCGAGATCCCCGGTGACGGCATCGACGGCCGGCTGGTCGTCCTCGTCGACGACGTGCTCTTCTCGGGCCGCACCATCCGTGCCGCCCTCGACGCCCTGAACGACATCGGGCGTCCGCGCGCGGTGCAGCTCGCGGTCCTGGTCGACCGAGGCCACCGCGAACTGCCCATCCGCGCCGACTACGTCGGCAAGAACCTCCCCACGTCGCTGCGGGAGACGGTCAAGGTCCAGCTCGCCGAGGAGGACGGTCGCGACACCGTGCTGCTCGGTGTGAAGCCGGCCGACCAGTAG
- the bldD gene encoding transcriptional regulator BldD: protein MSSEYAKQLGAKLRAIRTQQGLSLHGVEEKSQGRWKAVVVGSYERGDRAVTVQRLAELADFYGVPVQELLPGTTPGGAAEPPPKLVLDLERLATVPAEKAGPLQRYAATIQSQRGDYNGKVLSIRQDDLRTLAVIYDQSPSVLTEQLISWGVLDADARRAVATHEEA from the coding sequence ATGTCCAGCGAATACGCCAAACAGCTCGGGGCCAAGCTCCGGGCCATCCGCACCCAGCAGGGCCTTTCCCTCCACGGTGTCGAGGAGAAGTCACAGGGTCGCTGGAAGGCCGTGGTGGTCGGTTCGTACGAGCGCGGTGACCGCGCGGTGACGGTGCAGCGCCTGGCCGAGCTGGCCGATTTCTACGGCGTTCCGGTGCAGGAGCTGCTGCCGGGCACCACGCCGGGCGGCGCCGCCGAGCCGCCGCCGAAGCTGGTTCTGGACCTGGAGCGGCTGGCCACCGTGCCGGCCGAGAAGGCAGGTCCCCTGCAGCGCTACGCGGCCACGATCCAGTCCCAGCGCGGCGACTACAACGGCAAGGTGCTGTCGATCCGCCAGGACGACCTGCGCACGCTGGCCGTCATCTACGACCAGTCCCCCTCGGTCCTCACCGAGCAGCTGATCAGCTGGGGTGTCCTGGACGCGGACGCGCGCCGCGCGGTGGCCACGCACGAAGAGGCCTGA
- the nusB gene encoding transcription antitermination factor NusB, translating to MAARNTARKRAFQILFEGDQRGADVLTVLADWVRLSRTDTRQPPVSEYTMQLVEGYAEHAKRIDELIAQYAVGWTLDRMPVVDRNILRLGAYELIWVDETPDAVVLDEMVQLAKEFSTDESPSFVNGLLGRLKELKPTLRRG from the coding sequence GTGGCCGCTCGCAACACGGCCCGCAAGCGCGCCTTCCAGATCCTCTTCGAGGGCGACCAGCGCGGCGCCGACGTCCTGACGGTCCTCGCGGACTGGGTCCGGCTGTCCCGTACCGACACCCGGCAGCCGCCGGTGAGCGAGTACACGATGCAGCTGGTCGAGGGCTACGCGGAACACGCGAAGCGCATCGACGAGCTGATCGCCCAGTACGCGGTCGGCTGGACGCTCGACCGGATGCCGGTCGTGGACCGCAACATCCTGCGCCTGGGCGCCTACGAGCTGATCTGGGTCGACGAGACCCCGGACGCCGTGGTCCTGGACGAGATGGTGCAGCTGGCGAAGGAGTTCTCGACCGACGAGTCGCCGTCGTTCGTGAACGGCCTGCTCGGTCGGCTGAAGGAACTCAAGCCGACCCTGCGCCGCGGCTAG
- the efp gene encoding elongation factor P: MASTNDLKNGMVLKLEGGQLWSVVEFQHVKPGKGPAFVRTKLKNVLSGKVVDKTFNAGVKVETATVDKRDMQFSYMDGEYFVFMDMETYDQLHIDRKTVGDAANFLIEGFEATVARHEGEVLFVELPAAVELTIQETEPGVQGDRSTGGTKPATLETGHQIQVPLFITTGEKIKVDTRTSDYLGRVNS, translated from the coding sequence GTGGCTTCCACGAACGACCTCAAGAACGGCATGGTGCTCAAGCTCGAAGGCGGCCAGCTCTGGTCCGTCGTCGAGTTCCAGCACGTCAAGCCCGGCAAGGGCCCGGCCTTCGTGCGCACCAAGCTGAAGAACGTGCTGTCCGGCAAGGTGGTCGACAAGACCTTCAACGCCGGCGTCAAGGTCGAGACCGCCACTGTCGACAAGCGCGACATGCAGTTCTCGTACATGGACGGCGAGTACTTCGTCTTCATGGACATGGAGACCTACGACCAGCTGCACATCGACCGGAAGACCGTCGGCGACGCCGCCAACTTCCTGATCGAGGGCTTCGAAGCGACCGTTGCCCGGCACGAGGGCGAGGTGCTCTTCGTCGAGCTTCCGGCCGCCGTCGAGCTCACCATCCAGGAGACCGAGCCGGGCGTCCAGGGCGACCGCTCCACCGGTGGCACCAAGCCCGCCACCCTGGAGACCGGCCACCAGATCCAGGTGCCGCTCTTCATCACCACCGGTGAGAAGATCAAGGTCGACACCCGCACCAGCGACTACCTCGGCCGGGTGAACAGCTAA
- a CDS encoding aminopeptidase P family protein → MSEVYATRRARLRERCNAAGTAAALISRPANVRYLSGAAPQGAVLLLGKCQDVLVCAVPPDDRPAEGRPDEALALQVLASPGGDPAVAAAGFADGQGAESLAVEEHHLTVARHRALSSVAPRLRLADLGSAVEQLRVVKDEEEISCLRIGAEIADQALGELLESILVGRTERHLALELERRLVDHGADGPAFPTSVATGPHSGRRGHRPTDRRVEEGDFLSVCLGATYRGYRCEIGRTFVIGTSPADWQIELYDLVFAAQRAGRESLAPGAAYRDVDRAARQVLDSAGYAEALPPLTGHGVGLENDEDPQLAPAAMGKLDACVPVTVEPGVHLPGRGGVRIDDTLVVRPEADGGPELLTITTKELLAL, encoded by the coding sequence ATGTCAGAGGTGTACGCGACCCGCCGAGCCCGGCTCAGGGAGCGCTGCAACGCGGCCGGCACCGCGGCAGCACTGATCTCCCGCCCGGCCAACGTGCGCTACCTGTCGGGTGCCGCGCCCCAGGGCGCAGTCCTGCTCCTCGGCAAGTGCCAGGACGTGCTGGTGTGCGCCGTTCCGCCCGACGACCGGCCCGCGGAGGGCCGGCCCGACGAGGCGCTGGCGTTGCAGGTCCTCGCCTCGCCCGGGGGCGACCCCGCCGTGGCGGCCGCCGGTTTCGCCGACGGCCAGGGCGCCGAGTCCCTCGCGGTGGAGGAACACCACCTCACCGTCGCCCGGCACAGAGCCCTCTCCTCCGTCGCCCCCAGGCTGCGCCTGGCCGATCTCGGCTCGGCCGTCGAGCAGCTCAGGGTGGTCAAGGACGAGGAGGAGATCTCCTGCCTGCGGATCGGGGCCGAGATCGCCGACCAGGCGCTCGGCGAGCTGCTGGAGTCGATCCTGGTCGGGCGCACCGAGCGGCACCTCGCGCTGGAGCTGGAGCGGCGGCTGGTCGACCACGGGGCCGACGGGCCGGCCTTCCCGACCTCCGTGGCCACCGGGCCGCACTCCGGCCGCCGGGGCCACCGTCCCACCGACCGCCGCGTGGAGGAGGGAGACTTCCTCTCCGTGTGCCTGGGTGCCACCTACCGCGGCTACCGCTGCGAGATCGGCCGTACCTTCGTCATCGGGACCTCGCCCGCCGACTGGCAGATCGAGCTGTACGACCTCGTTTTCGCGGCTCAGCGGGCCGGACGCGAGTCCCTGGCGCCCGGCGCCGCCTACCGCGACGTCGACCGTGCGGCACGCCAGGTGCTGGATTCCGCGGGCTATGCGGAAGCCCTGCCACCGCTGACCGGACACGGCGTCGGACTCGAAAACGACGAGGACCCGCAGCTGGCGCCCGCGGCCATGGGTAAACTGGACGCTTGCGTGCCGGTCACCGTCGAACCGGGGGTCCACCTCCCGGGCCGGGGCGGCGTCCGGATCGATGACACGCTCGTCGTACGCCCCGAGGCGGACGGCGGACCCGAGCTACTCACCATCACGACCAAGGAGCTGCTCGCGCTCTAG